Proteins encoded together in one Rhipicephalus sanguineus isolate Rsan-2018 chromosome 9, BIME_Rsan_1.4, whole genome shotgun sequence window:
- the LOC119404060 gene encoding acetylcholinesterase encodes MSELAEQLHVWKNRVYAYVLGYRPTYSDWTDETEAVHFEDMELVFGTPLKPEAPSSEIDKQWSRTMIRVWSTFAHTGRTPTLEATKWPEYDTLRHTTMKLGPKEVIGQRDPKWQRCRALRDSGAAPSLP; translated from the exons ATGTCCGAACTCGCCGAGCAGCTGCACGTGTGGAAGAACCGCGTGTACGCGTACGTGCTGGGATACCGGCCCACGTACTCCGACTGGACGGACGAGACCGAGGCCGTACACTTCGAGGACATGGAATTGGTGTTCGGCACGCCTCTAAAGCCCGAAGCTCCCTCTAGCGAGATCGACAAGCAGTGGTCCAGGACCATGATACGCGTGTGGTCCACGTTTGCGCACACGGG GAGAACACCCACTCTGGAGGCCACCAAGTGGCCCGAATACGACACACTCCGACACACCACCATGAAGCTGGGTCCCAAAGAGGTCATTGGGCAGCGAGACCCTAAATGGCAGCGGTGCCGGGCGCTGCGAGACTCCGGCGCCGCGCCTTCGTTGCCCTGA